A single window of Halotalea alkalilenta DNA harbors:
- a CDS encoding virulence factor family protein — protein MSRAPRGGRRAALVRALWGLALLVLAMGAAGYWWLERPPPQASVEVRTLEDGARLVVANPPGAVTARVVVAATARERLDPARLESLAERTDARLVEFELVSDGSCADQRRRFAQASEALGGEPTVVAGIGPAATFAYRWLAEQRSDSSQALSAGLDVEHGDCAEPLPAQAPHGVWNIVWNNGVEDATGLFVRGLEHTQVRTTIGDYAADLPTLAAEQLQAMLIGARADLPVIELPSAQVEGGSGAHGDTVTLYYSGDGGWRDLDKVTGEYLAAHGYPVVGVDTLKLFWQHRSPEQSAADLAQLMQRYREKWGARHFVLAGYSFGADIMPALYNRLSAEDQAAVSSIILIAFSDTADFEIAVEGWLGAKGSETRTGPELARIAPDKIACIFGEEEAGDSGCNQPGAVGEKIGLPGGHHFDQDYDRLAQVMIAAIDKRRAQ, from the coding sequence ATGAGTAGAGCACCACGAGGTGGCCGGCGCGCAGCGCTGGTGCGGGCGCTATGGGGGCTGGCCTTACTGGTGCTGGCGATGGGAGCGGCGGGCTATTGGTGGCTAGAGCGTCCGCCGCCCCAGGCCAGTGTCGAGGTCCGCACGCTGGAAGACGGCGCGCGGCTGGTAGTGGCGAACCCCCCGGGGGCGGTCACCGCGAGGGTCGTCGTCGCCGCCACCGCGCGCGAGCGGCTCGATCCGGCGCGGCTCGAAAGCCTGGCCGAGCGCACCGATGCCAGGTTGGTCGAGTTCGAGCTGGTATCCGACGGCAGCTGCGCCGACCAGCGCCGGCGCTTCGCTCAGGCCAGCGAAGCGCTGGGCGGCGAGCCGACGGTGGTCGCCGGGATCGGCCCCGCGGCGACCTTCGCCTACCGCTGGCTCGCAGAGCAGCGCAGCGACTCCTCCCAGGCGCTCTCCGCCGGACTCGACGTCGAGCACGGCGACTGCGCGGAACCGCTGCCGGCGCAAGCGCCCCACGGGGTGTGGAACATCGTCTGGAACAACGGTGTCGAGGATGCCACGGGGCTGTTCGTGCGCGGTCTCGAGCATACCCAGGTACGCACCACCATCGGCGACTATGCCGCCGATCTCCCGACCCTGGCCGCCGAGCAGCTGCAGGCGATGCTGATCGGTGCGCGCGCGGATCTACCGGTGATCGAGCTGCCTTCCGCCCAGGTCGAGGGCGGCAGCGGCGCGCATGGCGACACGGTGACGCTTTACTATTCGGGAGACGGTGGCTGGCGCGACCTCGACAAGGTCACTGGCGAGTACCTCGCCGCCCACGGCTACCCGGTAGTGGGCGTCGATACGTTGAAGCTGTTCTGGCAGCACAGGAGCCCCGAGCAGAGCGCGGCGGATCTCGCCCAGCTGATGCAGCGCTATCGCGAGAAATGGGGCGCGCGACACTTCGTGCTCGCCGGCTACTCGTTCGGCGCCGACATCATGCCGGCCCTCTACAACCGACTCTCCGCCGAGGACCAGGCGGCGGTCTCGTCGATCATCCTGATCGCTTTCTCCGACACCGCCGACTTCGAGATCGCGGTCGAGGGCTGGCTCGGTGCCAAAGGCAGCGAAACCAGAACCGGCCCGGAGCTTGCCAGGATTGCGCCGGACAAGATCGCCTGCATCTTCGGTGAGGAGGAGGCGGGCGATAGCGGCTGCAACCAGCCCGGCGCGGTGGGCGAGAAGATCGGCCTGCCGGGAGGGCATCACTTCGACCAGGACTACGACCGCCTCGCCCAGGTGATGA